A single window of Pirellulales bacterium DNA harbors:
- a CDS encoding universal stress protein, whose protein sequence is MPSGPILFATDYSAGSAQTLAVATSMARQHDATLLIAHVSPYEKYPVGELFDEEPVPDKAELKKLHAVVPPDPHVKFEHRLVYGPPGEVERVKPADEILKLAGEVAAQAIVVGSHGASGLTELLMGRVAESVSRRATCPVIVVRHPGT, encoded by the coding sequence ATGCCTTCAGGACCGATTCTTTTCGCGACGGACTATTCCGCCGGCAGCGCGCAGACGCTGGCCGTCGCGACCTCGATGGCCCGCCAGCACGACGCGACCTTGCTGATCGCGCATGTGTCGCCGTACGAGAAGTACCCGGTTGGAGAGCTTTTCGACGAAGAACCGGTGCCCGATAAAGCCGAACTGAAGAAGCTGCATGCGGTGGTGCCGCCCGATCCGCACGTGAAGTTCGAGCACCGCTTGGTGTATGGCCCTCCCGGCGAGGTGGAACGGGTCAAGCCCGCCGACGAAATCCTCAAGTTGGCTGGAGAAGTTGCCGCCCAGGCGATCGTGGTGGGCAGCCACGGGGCATCGGGCCTGACCGAGCTTTTGATGGGCCGCGTTGCCGAAAGCGTCTCTCGCCGCGCCACATGCCCGGTGATCGTCGTCAGGCATCCGGGCACTTGA
- a CDS encoding aldehyde dehydrogenase family protein, with translation MTTISATTWSGRQFIDGRWQTAAGETLEDRNPARADEIIGLCPRGTKADVDLAVAAARRAFVPWRRTSRIQRGELFGKLAALIQSDVEQLATLLAMECGKVLDEARAEVIEGLHMVQYVFGTARQPVGSIAASEIVGKDLFVRRKPRGVVGVITPWNFPFAVPFWMLAPSLLEGNTVVFKPSEETPAIGEHLVRLFDEAGFPPGTINLVHGLGEEVGEALAGHADVDVVCFTGSFAVGSRIRQLAAKSDHKTCAIEAGSKSAVIVCEDAPLDLACDAAILSAFKTTGQRCVSAGRILIHSRLFDVFAARFVRQAKLLRFGDPLDRKNFAGPLINEAAVEKVSYYNDLAVKEGAEVLLDGGRMTDPEHAGGHFMSPFVYRQRHGAELRTIREEVFGPHVALIPFEDDDDAIRIYNDTPYGLSMAVITDDYRRWRYYRDECDYGMGYVNLPCIGAEVHLPFGGVKRSGNGRPSAAALVDAVTHKTAFTVNYDRSITMAQGMSAAVKPGEEKAAD, from the coding sequence ATGACAACTATCTCCGCTACCACATGGTCGGGCCGGCAGTTTATCGATGGCCGTTGGCAAACAGCGGCCGGCGAGACCCTCGAAGATCGGAATCCGGCGCGGGCCGATGAGATCATCGGCCTCTGTCCGCGCGGCACCAAAGCCGACGTCGATCTGGCCGTCGCGGCGGCGCGGCGGGCATTCGTGCCCTGGCGGCGCACGAGCCGCATCCAGCGCGGCGAACTTTTCGGGAAGCTCGCCGCGCTGATTCAAAGCGATGTCGAGCAGTTGGCGACGCTGCTGGCGATGGAATGCGGCAAGGTGCTCGATGAAGCGCGGGCCGAGGTGATCGAGGGGCTGCACATGGTGCAATATGTGTTCGGCACCGCGCGGCAACCGGTCGGGTCGATCGCGGCTTCGGAAATCGTGGGAAAAGACTTGTTCGTGCGCCGCAAGCCGCGGGGCGTGGTGGGAGTGATCACGCCCTGGAATTTTCCATTTGCCGTTCCGTTCTGGATGCTCGCGCCCAGTTTGCTCGAAGGAAACACGGTCGTGTTCAAGCCGTCGGAAGAAACGCCGGCCATCGGCGAACATCTTGTGCGCCTGTTCGACGAAGCCGGTTTTCCGCCGGGCACGATCAATCTCGTCCATGGCCTCGGCGAAGAGGTGGGCGAGGCGCTGGCCGGGCATGCGGATGTCGATGTCGTCTGCTTCACCGGCAGCTTTGCCGTCGGATCGCGAATTCGCCAGCTCGCGGCCAAGAGCGATCATAAGACATGCGCGATCGAAGCCGGTTCGAAAAGCGCGGTGATCGTTTGCGAAGACGCCCCGCTCGACTTGGCTTGCGACGCGGCAATCCTGAGCGCGTTCAAAACGACCGGGCAGCGATGCGTTTCGGCGGGGCGCATCCTGATCCACTCGCGGCTGTTCGACGTATTTGCCGCGCGGTTCGTGCGGCAGGCAAAACTGCTCCGCTTCGGTGATCCGCTCGATCGAAAGAACTTTGCCGGTCCACTGATCAACGAAGCGGCGGTGGAAAAGGTGAGCTATTACAACGATCTGGCCGTGAAGGAAGGGGCGGAGGTGCTGTTGGACGGCGGCCGAATGACCGACCCCGAGCATGCAGGCGGCCATTTCATGTCGCCATTCGTCTACCGCCAGCGGCACGGTGCCGAGCTGCGCACGATCCGCGAAGAAGTGTTCGGCCCGCACGTGGCCCTGATTCCATTCGAAGACGATGACGATGCGATCCGAATTTACAACGACACGCCTTATGGGCTGTCGATGGCCGTGATTACCGACGATTATCGCCGCTGGCGCTACTACCGCGACGAATGCGACTACGGCATGGGCTATGTCAATCTGCCATGCATCGGCGCCGAGGTGCATTTGCCATTCGGCGGCGTGAAACGCAGCGGCAACGGCCGGCCGTCGGCAGCCGCGTTGGTGGATGCAGTGACACACAAAACAGCGTTCACGGTGAATTACGACCGCAGCATCACGATGGCCCAAGGCATGAGCGCAGCGGTGAAGCCGGGGGAGGAGAAGGCGGCAGACTGA
- a CDS encoding PAS domain S-box protein, protein MKTPQTFDLTGLPTDFALPAASAQSRDRASRRQAAVVELGRRAVAPNVHLLVQDAAALVAESLAVERFGVAELCDDRTKLEMRLAMVASPDDSPNGDARRRSVLTRQFSLDPSRSLAAYALHAGEVVTVADFSTEGRFADEWLWSQGIASAVVVPLRSHDQSYGVIGAFSPRPRQFPQDDLLYAEMIAHLVSTNIARDQTAKTLEYQRRFASTIMETVDALVLVLTPAGRIVRANSACEQMTGYSCDEVRDRAVWSALLIPGEADALKAIFVKLKSDPGPLVHEGYLLTKDAERRRIAWSFGLLSQSGGEIETILATGIDITEQRVAEEEVGRLQAAEAEQTRRLQVVLEELESQKAAASGQATAAAGTSTDDEAVGWQSDSNPFHALPRGSRTDRRRRPRRSFTYYQRIAPSENGRLPPLRMFRRVKCLDISAGGFSFLSAVRPSETDYVVALGNPPVVINVAARVMHVTPTDYEGQPAYLVGCKYTGRIDY, encoded by the coding sequence ATGAAAACGCCTCAAACCTTCGATCTGACCGGTCTGCCGACCGACTTCGCATTGCCAGCCGCGAGCGCGCAATCCCGCGACCGAGCCTCTCGCCGTCAGGCGGCAGTCGTCGAATTGGGCCGCCGTGCCGTTGCGCCAAACGTGCATCTGCTGGTGCAAGATGCCGCCGCGCTTGTTGCCGAGTCGCTGGCGGTCGAACGGTTTGGCGTCGCCGAATTGTGCGACGATCGCACCAAGCTGGAAATGCGTCTGGCGATGGTTGCGTCGCCGGATGATTCCCCGAACGGCGATGCGCGACGACGTTCGGTTCTGACCCGTCAGTTTTCCCTCGATCCGAGCCGGTCGCTCGCGGCCTACGCTCTGCACGCGGGTGAGGTCGTCACGGTGGCCGATTTTTCCACGGAAGGACGATTTGCCGACGAATGGCTTTGGAGCCAAGGAATAGCCAGCGCGGTCGTGGTGCCGCTTCGATCTCACGATCAGTCGTACGGCGTGATCGGCGCCTTTAGCCCTCGTCCGCGGCAGTTTCCTCAAGACGACCTGCTGTATGCGGAGATGATCGCGCACCTGGTGAGCACGAATATCGCTCGGGACCAGACGGCCAAAACGTTGGAATACCAGCGGCGATTTGCCTCGACGATCATGGAAACCGTCGATGCCCTCGTGCTCGTTCTCACGCCGGCAGGACGGATCGTTCGCGCGAATTCCGCTTGCGAGCAAATGACCGGCTATTCGTGCGACGAAGTCCGCGATCGCGCGGTCTGGAGCGCCCTGCTCATTCCCGGCGAAGCCGACGCCCTCAAAGCAATCTTCGTCAAATTGAAATCCGATCCCGGACCCTTGGTGCACGAGGGTTATCTTCTGACGAAAGATGCCGAACGGCGGAGAATCGCGTGGTCGTTCGGCCTGCTCTCGCAATCGGGCGGCGAGATCGAAACAATTCTCGCGACCGGAATCGACATCACCGAGCAGCGAGTGGCCGAAGAAGAAGTCGGCCGGTTGCAAGCCGCCGAAGCGGAACAGACGCGCCGCCTGCAAGTGGTTCTCGAAGAACTCGAATCGCAAAAGGCAGCCGCAAGCGGACAAGCGACTGCCGCTGCCGGCACTTCGACCGACGACGAAGCGGTCGGATGGCAATCCGACAGCAATCCATTCCATGCATTGCCGCGCGGATCGCGGACCGACCGCCGCCGCCGCCCGCGAAGATCGTTTACCTATTATCAGCGCATCGCGCCGAGCGAAAATGGCCGGCTTCCTCCGCTACGAATGTTTCGCCGCGTGAAATGCCTCGACATCAGCGCCGGCGGATTCTCGTTTCTCTCCGCCGTGCGACCGAGCGAAACCGACTACGTCGTCGCCCTCGGCAATCCACCGGTGGTGATCAACGTCGCCGCCCGCGTGATGCACGTCACGCCCACCGACTATGAGGGCCAACCGGCCTATCTGGTTGGCTGCAAGTACACCGGTCGGATAGACTATTGA
- a CDS encoding trypsin-like peptidase domain-containing protein, which yields MLAALLAPLLLGVTGAPDTVLLDFRADWCGPCRAMEPVMQQLGAAGYPVRMVNIDQDRALAQKFHVSSIPCFVLIVDGQEVQRTVGMNDISTLVAMFRRAGYDPSGRPSPTAAAQNGGATGTAAGEMAPIDGREPTFAQGATAAAAASQSPAVGGSRGGTDRNTDAAGAAGGFALSEAQLLAACARLKVADRTGNSYGSGTIVDVRNGEALVLTCAHLFRDSDGKGDIRVDLYGPGQPQQVAGRLIGCDLEKDVGLVSIPATSALQAIHVAPPGYTLHKGDRVATIGCSNAAPPTVQSSHIDSIDRFRGPPNFQVAGQPVQGRSGGGVVSADGYVIGVCNAADPDDNEGLYAALASIYKELDRAKLSFVYRATPPSTAPESALAAAQFTAQSASSPPLPSAEAKAPGSEPAVSLADAEHDLPAMPAKMPANASLGAANASLGSAAAATAAAVIRRGSAGLTSDEAATLAEIRQKAKGAEVICIVRPLSDPHARSEIIVLDKASPEFLQKLADERRSQVEALRQLTSLQVPAGNR from the coding sequence ATGCTTGCCGCCCTCTTGGCGCCGCTGTTGTTGGGAGTCACCGGAGCCCCAGACACGGTGTTGCTTGATTTTCGAGCCGACTGGTGCGGACCATGTCGTGCGATGGAGCCGGTGATGCAGCAGCTCGGGGCCGCCGGATATCCGGTCCGCATGGTGAATATCGATCAAGATCGGGCCCTCGCGCAGAAGTTTCATGTTTCGTCGATTCCCTGTTTCGTGTTGATCGTGGATGGGCAGGAAGTGCAGCGGACCGTTGGCATGAACGACATCAGCACGCTCGTGGCGATGTTTCGCCGCGCGGGCTACGATCCATCCGGCAGGCCGAGCCCCACGGCCGCGGCGCAAAATGGCGGCGCAACCGGCACTGCTGCTGGGGAGATGGCGCCGATCGACGGCCGCGAACCGACGTTCGCCCAAGGCGCGACGGCGGCGGCAGCCGCGAGCCAGTCGCCGGCCGTCGGCGGATCAAGGGGCGGCACGGATCGCAATACCGACGCAGCAGGGGCGGCCGGCGGATTTGCACTCAGCGAGGCGCAATTGCTGGCCGCCTGCGCGCGGCTGAAGGTCGCCGATCGGACCGGCAATTCCTATGGCTCCGGGACGATTGTCGATGTTCGCAATGGCGAAGCCTTGGTGCTGACGTGTGCCCACTTGTTTCGCGATTCGGACGGGAAAGGCGACATCCGCGTCGATCTGTATGGTCCAGGACAGCCACAGCAGGTCGCGGGCCGCCTGATCGGTTGTGATTTGGAAAAGGATGTCGGCTTGGTGAGCATACCGGCTACGTCGGCATTGCAGGCGATCCATGTCGCGCCGCCCGGCTACACACTGCACAAGGGCGACCGTGTGGCAACCATCGGTTGCAGCAATGCCGCGCCGCCGACAGTTCAATCGAGCCACATCGATTCGATCGATCGATTCCGCGGTCCGCCGAATTTTCAAGTTGCCGGGCAGCCGGTGCAAGGACGCAGCGGCGGCGGTGTGGTGAGCGCCGACGGATATGTCATCGGGGTCTGCAACGCGGCCGACCCGGACGACAACGAGGGCCTCTATGCCGCTCTGGCTTCGATCTACAAGGAACTCGACCGGGCAAAACTTTCCTTCGTCTACCGGGCCACGCCGCCATCGACCGCACCGGAATCCGCGCTGGCAGCGGCACAATTTACGGCGCAATCGGCGTCGTCGCCGCCGCTCCCCTCCGCGGAAGCGAAAGCGCCCGGCAGCGAGCCGGCCGTCTCGCTTGCGGATGCCGAACACGATCTGCCGGCCATGCCAGCGAAGATGCCGGCCAATGCTTCGTTGGGCGCGGCCAATGCTTCCTTGGGCTCGGCCGCGGCAGCGACGGCCGCGGCAGTGATCCGGCGGGGCTCGGCTGGTTTGACAAGCGACGAGGCCGCCACTTTGGCCGAAATTCGGCAAAAAGCCAAGGGGGCAGAGGTGATTTGCATCGTCCGGCCGCTTTCCGATCCGCATGCCCGTAGCGAAATTATCGTGCTCGACAAAGCATCGCCGGAATTTCTACAGAAACTTGCCGACGAGCGCCGCAGCCAAGTCGAAGCGTTGCGCCAACTTACGTCGCTTCAGGTGCCGGCCGGGAATCGCTAG
- a CDS encoding aminotransferase class III-fold pyridoxal phosphate-dependent enzyme: MSTFPMTPHSQISPVVHTALAAVPHLVTHLPGPKAAGWLARDAAVMSPSYTRLYPLVVERGYGSTIEDIDGNRFLDFTAGIAVTSTGHCHPEVVAAIVDQAQRLLHMSGTDFYYAPEIELAERLARLAPGHGPKRVFFTNSGTEAIEGALKLVRFHTRRQRLISFYGAFHGRTYGAMSLSGSKSVHQRGFGPLVPGVHRLPFDCSRMELENLFATTAPPDEVAGIFVEPIQGEGGYRVPSPGFLPMLREVCDEHGIVLVMDEIQAGLGRTGRMFACQHFGDSAAPDVICVAKGIASGMPLGAIIAKAQFMDWSPGSHASTFGGNPVCCRAALATLDLIEREFRANAAARGDQLAAALELLAMEHRWLIDVRGLGLMRAIDVTRDGQPDPARRDRVIQLAFHHGLLLLPCGKAGIRFCPPLCITPEEIAAGLRVLREVAAIESLAG; this comes from the coding sequence ATGTCTACCTTTCCGATGACGCCGCATTCACAAATTTCGCCGGTGGTTCACACGGCTTTGGCAGCGGTGCCGCATTTGGTCACGCATCTGCCGGGGCCCAAGGCGGCCGGGTGGCTGGCGCGCGACGCGGCAGTCATGTCGCCTTCCTATACCCGGCTTTATCCGCTGGTGGTCGAACGCGGCTATGGCTCGACGATCGAAGACATCGACGGCAACCGGTTTCTCGATTTCACCGCCGGCATCGCGGTCACTTCCACCGGCCATTGCCATCCTGAAGTCGTTGCGGCAATCGTCGATCAGGCGCAGCGGTTGCTGCACATGTCGGGCACGGATTTCTACTATGCTCCCGAAATCGAACTGGCGGAGCGGCTGGCCCGATTAGCCCCCGGGCACGGTCCGAAGCGCGTGTTTTTCACCAATAGCGGAACTGAGGCGATCGAGGGCGCGCTCAAGCTCGTGCGGTTTCACACGCGGCGGCAGCGGCTGATTTCGTTTTACGGCGCGTTTCACGGCCGAACGTATGGCGCGATGTCGCTCAGCGGTTCGAAAAGCGTGCATCAGCGGGGCTTTGGCCCGCTGGTGCCGGGGGTGCATCGGCTGCCGTTCGATTGCTCTCGGATGGAACTGGAAAACTTGTTCGCCACGACGGCGCCGCCGGACGAAGTGGCGGGCATTTTCGTCGAGCCGATTCAAGGAGAAGGGGGATACCGAGTGCCGTCCCCCGGTTTTCTGCCGATGCTGCGCGAAGTGTGCGACGAGCATGGAATCGTGCTCGTGATGGACGAAATTCAAGCCGGCTTGGGGCGCACCGGCCGAATGTTTGCCTGCCAGCATTTCGGCGATTCGGCCGCGCCGGATGTGATCTGCGTGGCCAAAGGGATTGCCAGCGGAATGCCGCTGGGAGCGATCATCGCAAAAGCGCAGTTCATGGATTGGTCGCCGGGAAGCCACGCGTCGACCTTTGGCGGCAATCCGGTTTGTTGCCGAGCGGCGCTCGCGACGCTCGATCTCATTGAACGAGAATTTCGCGCGAACGCGGCGGCGCGCGGCGATCAATTGGCCGCCGCTCTGGAACTGCTGGCGATGGAGCATCGCTGGCTGATCGACGTGCGCGGTTTGGGGCTCATGCGAGCGATCGACGTGACTCGCGACGGCCAGCCCGATCCGGCTCGCCGCGACCGGGTGATTCAGTTGGCCTTTCACCATGGGCTATTGCTCTTGCCCTGCGGCAAGGCGGGCATTCGCTTCTGCCCGCCGCTCTGCATCACGCCCGAGGAAATCGCGGCGGGCCTACGGGTGCTGCGCGAGGTCGCGGCGATTGAATCCTTGGCGGGCTAG
- a CDS encoding histidine phosphatase family protein translates to MLLYFIRHGESLFNAQRRIQGQSDVALSPTGLRQAAALAAALGSIDAEAIYASPLRRAMQTAEPLAAALHLTVRTDDRLKEINAGEFQGLEWPEIEQRWPDAASHWQRQTPDFVIPGGESRRAVAERGQAAFEAIRAAGHRTAVVVAHGGVLSGALRSLLQIPAQMSPFSFFNAAINKLTWDQMQVDGEGETPRTRIKILVINETGHLKAAGLNAENHTGDL, encoded by the coding sequence ATGCTGCTCTATTTCATTCGCCATGGGGAGAGCCTGTTCAATGCCCAGCGGCGGATTCAGGGGCAGTCCGACGTTGCCCTTTCGCCGACGGGCTTGCGGCAGGCCGCCGCTTTGGCCGCCGCCCTCGGTTCGATTGATGCCGAGGCGATTTACGCCAGTCCGCTGCGGCGCGCGATGCAAACCGCGGAGCCATTGGCCGCGGCGCTCCATTTGACGGTCCGCACCGACGATCGCCTCAAGGAAATCAATGCCGGTGAGTTTCAAGGGCTGGAATGGCCCGAGATCGAACAGCGCTGGCCCGACGCGGCCAGCCATTGGCAGCGGCAAACGCCCGACTTCGTCATTCCGGGCGGCGAATCACGGCGCGCCGTCGCCGAGCGCGGCCAAGCTGCCTTCGAGGCCATCCGAGCCGCCGGCCACCGCACTGCGGTCGTCGTCGCCCATGGCGGCGTCTTGTCCGGCGCGCTGCGGTCGCTGCTGCAAATCCCCGCCCAAATGAGCCCCTTCAGCTTCTTCAATGCCGCGATCAACAAACTGACGTGGGACCAAATGCAAGTGGACGGAGAAGGAGAAACGCCGCGCACCCGCATCAAGATTCTGGTCATCAACGAAACCGGCCATCTCAAAGCCGCCGGGCTCAACGCGGAAAACCATACCGGAGATCTGTAA
- a CDS encoding aldo/keto reductase — protein MTSLSQPFAGPAAKSGTFKIGGDLAVHRLGFGAMQLTGAGVWGEPADHDETIAVLRRAVELDINLIDTADSYGPEVAERLIAEALYPYPPGLVIATKAGFQRPGPNQWVEDGRPEHLRSACEGSLRRLRLERIELFQLHRIDPKVGLEDQIGALVELQRQGKIHHVGLSEVNVEQITAVRRLVPVVSVQNRYNLVDRNSEEVLNYCTRENIGFIPWFPLATGGLAKAGGRLDRVAERLGAEPSQIAIAWLLRKSPVMLPIPGTSKVKHLEANTAAALLELDDSVVQDLERIESAT, from the coding sequence ATGACCTCTCTATCGCAACCGTTCGCTGGCCCCGCCGCCAAGAGCGGCACATTCAAAATCGGCGGTGATCTTGCGGTCCACCGGCTTGGGTTTGGAGCGATGCAACTCACCGGCGCCGGCGTGTGGGGCGAGCCGGCCGACCACGACGAGACAATCGCTGTCCTGCGGCGCGCGGTCGAGCTCGACATCAATCTGATCGACACGGCCGACTCGTATGGACCCGAGGTTGCCGAGCGTCTGATCGCGGAAGCGTTGTATCCCTATCCGCCGGGCCTCGTCATCGCCACGAAGGCCGGCTTTCAACGACCCGGACCGAACCAATGGGTTGAAGACGGCCGCCCCGAGCATCTCCGCTCGGCGTGCGAAGGCAGCCTTCGCCGCCTGCGGCTGGAGCGGATCGAACTCTTTCAACTCCACCGTATCGATCCCAAGGTGGGGCTCGAAGATCAAATCGGGGCGCTCGTCGAGTTGCAGCGACAAGGGAAAATCCATCATGTCGGACTCTCGGAAGTCAACGTCGAGCAAATAACGGCGGTTCGCCGCTTGGTGCCCGTGGTGTCGGTGCAGAATCGATACAACCTGGTGGATCGGAACTCCGAGGAAGTGTTGAACTACTGTACGCGCGAAAACATTGGCTTCATTCCCTGGTTCCCGCTGGCGACCGGTGGCCTCGCCAAGGCCGGCGGCCGGTTGGATCGCGTGGCAGAGCGGTTGGGCGCCGAGCCGTCGCAAATCGCGATCGCCTGGCTGCTGAGAAAGTCGCCGGTCATGCTCCCGATTCCCGGCACCTCGAAGGTAAAGCATCTCGAGGCAAATACCGCCGCGGCTCTCCTCGAACTCGACGATTCCGTCGTTCAAGACTTGGAACGCATCGAGAGCGCCACGTGA